CGGACTCTAGTGGCGGGCATTGGCGATGCGATCGCCAAATGGTACGAAGCCTCCGTCAGCAGCGGAGACTCTGACCAGACCCTGATCATCGCTGCTGTGCAGCAAGCGCGGGTTTTGCGCGATCTCCTGTTCCAGAAGTCTGCCTTGGCCCTGCGATCGCCCGGCAGCCCAGTGTGGCAAGAAGTGGTGGACGCCACGGTGCTGCTGGCGGGCGTGATTGGCGGTATTGGTGGTGCTCAGTGCCGGACCGTGGCGGCCCACGCTGTCCACAACGGCCTAACTCACCTGGAGGCCAGCCACTCCATGCTCCACGGCGAAAAAGTGGCCTACGGAATTTTGGTCCAGCTGCGCCTCGAAGAGCTAGTCCAGGGCAACCAGCTAGCGGCCACTGCGCGCCACCAGCTCCTCAAGTTTTATGAAGCGATCGGCCTGCCCCGCAGCCTCGAGGATCTGGGCCTGGCCGATGTAACCCTGGCTGAGCTGACTCGGGCAGCCGAAGTTGCCTGCTCACCCAATTCTGATATTCACCGGCTGCCTTTCCCGGTCGTGCCGACGCAGCTGATGGCGGCGATGGTGTCAACCACTGCGCCGACAGAACTGGGCCGGCGATCGCCCGCGGACGCTCGAAACGCTGCGGAAATCGGTAGCGCCGTGATGGTTTCTGATGTCTCGATGGTATCCCTGAACGAAAGTGAGGTAACGAAATGAGCCTGGACTGGATCACCCCTGCCGATCGCCTCAAATCGCTACCTCCTTACGTGTTTGCCCGCCTCGACGAGCTGAAAGCTCGGGTGCGAGAGCAGGGAGTCGACCTGATCGACCTGGGCATGGGCAACCCCGACGGGCCGACGCCCCAGCCCGTGGTCGAAGCTGCGATGGCTGCGCTCCAGGACACGCGCAACCACGGCTATCCCCCCTTCGAAGGGACTGCGAGCTTTCGGCGCACCATTACCGAGTGGTACCACCGCCGCTATGGCGTCACCCTCGACCCGGAAGGCGAAGCGCTGCCCCTGCTCGGCTCAAAGGAAGGTCTTGCTCACCTGGCGATCGCCTACATCAATCCCGGGGACCTGATCCTGGTCCCTAGCCCCGCCTATCCAGCGCACTTTCGCGGTCCTGTGATTGCAGGCGGCGAAATTTACGACATTCTCCTCAAGCCTGACAATGGCTGGCTGATTGATCTGGCAACCATTCCAGACGAAGTTGCCCAGCGCGCCAAAATCCTCTATTTCAACTACCCCAGCAACCCCACTGCGGCCACCGCGCCTCGGGAGTTCTTCGAAGAGGTGGTTGCGTTTGCCCGCAAGCACGAAATCATGCTGGTGCACGATTTGTGCTACGCCGAGCTGGCCTTTGACGGATATCAACCGACCAGCCTGCTCGAAATTCCGGGCGCCAAGGACATCAGCGTCGAGTTCCACACCCTGTCCAAGACCTACAACATGGCAGGCTGGCGGGTTGGATTCGTGGTGGGCAACCGCCATATTATCCAGGGGCTGCGCACCCTCAAGACCAACCTGGACTACGGCATTTTTGCGGCGCTGCAGACAGCGGCCGAGACCGCCCTGCGCCTCCCGGATGTCTATGTGCATGAAGTCCAGGCTCGCTATCGCAGCCGCCGGGACTTCTTGATCGAGGGTCTGGCTGAGCTCGGCTGGGACGTGCCCAAAACGCGAGCGACGATGTACCTCTGGGTGCCCTGCCCGCCTGGCAGCACGTCCACGGACTTCGCGCTGACCGTGCTCGAGAAAACCGGAATTGTCGTGACGCCAGGAAATGCCTTTGGGCGCGGCGGTGAAGGCTACGTGCGCGTTAGCTTGATTGCCGAGCAGGAGCGCCTGGGCGAAGCGCTTCGCCGCCTCAAGCAGCACAACATTACCTACCGCTCTTTTAGCCCTTCAACGGCGATCGCCTCTGGTCTAGACTGATGCGCTCGCGCTGATTGACACATTTGAATTGATCAAAAAAGGGGCTATGTTTGTAGCCCCTTTTTGTGTGTAGGGAAAGTGATAGAAAGTGCGCCGATTTCGCGGTCTTGCACTCAAGAATTGTCCCAATAAGGGAGCCTAGTTGGAATCAACTAGGCTCTAGGGACTTGGTTCAATTCAGACGAAGTAACGGAACTTGGAACTAACAAAAACAATGCGGAACGAAATGAAACACAAACCAAACTAGACAGAATCAGCAATGAGGTAAAAGTAATGTTTGCTCGAAATGCCAACCTTAGAAATCACTAGGACTGAGTCAGCTATCGTCTATCCAGACTGTAGGTTTGGCTTGGC
This genomic stretch from Geitlerinema sp. PCC 7407 harbors:
- a CDS encoding iron-containing alcohol dehydrogenase family protein, which gives rise to MVNSPQSAVPMPSGLLPSLAIAPAQVVRGAGVVATLGEVIARLGQRPLIVGGDRTLAAVEPFLAPVLQTLTAAQATYGPDCSESSLAALRQAVADHQADIIIGVGGGKALDTAKLLAHQCQLPIVTIPTSGATCAAWTALSNIYSEQGAFLYDVALPHCPEVLVLDYDLIQTAPQRTLVAGIGDAIAKWYEASVSSGDSDQTLIIAAVQQARVLRDLLFQKSALALRSPGSPVWQEVVDATVLLAGVIGGIGGAQCRTVAAHAVHNGLTHLEASHSMLHGEKVAYGILVQLRLEELVQGNQLAATARHQLLKFYEAIGLPRSLEDLGLADVTLAELTRAAEVACSPNSDIHRLPFPVVPTQLMAAMVSTTAPTELGRRSPADARNAAEIGSAVMVSDVSMVSLNESEVTK
- a CDS encoding aspartate aminotransferase, translated to MSLDWITPADRLKSLPPYVFARLDELKARVREQGVDLIDLGMGNPDGPTPQPVVEAAMAALQDTRNHGYPPFEGTASFRRTITEWYHRRYGVTLDPEGEALPLLGSKEGLAHLAIAYINPGDLILVPSPAYPAHFRGPVIAGGEIYDILLKPDNGWLIDLATIPDEVAQRAKILYFNYPSNPTAATAPREFFEEVVAFARKHEIMLVHDLCYAELAFDGYQPTSLLEIPGAKDISVEFHTLSKTYNMAGWRVGFVVGNRHIIQGLRTLKTNLDYGIFAALQTAAETALRLPDVYVHEVQARYRSRRDFLIEGLAELGWDVPKTRATMYLWVPCPPGSTSTDFALTVLEKTGIVVTPGNAFGRGGEGYVRVSLIAEQERLGEALRRLKQHNITYRSFSPSTAIASGLD